GTGCACGGGCGTGTACAGCAGAGACCAGCAGGAGGTGCCCTCGCAGCATGCAGTCGGCGAGCGGCGCGTCTTCCACGGGCACAGGGACTTCCGCTTTGACCCCGGCCTCACGCAGCCCTCCTTCGTGGTGGAGGATGTGAAGGAGGCGGTGGAGCTGGTGTTTCAGCAGGAAGGCTGGCCCCTGGAGTAGGACTTCTTAAAGATCTACGCTGCTGGTTTTCACAGGGTTCAGTGGCGTTGTTCCTCGATGCGTTTGCCATAGAATCAGCAGCGAAAATCCCAAAAGGTTACGCCTGTTTTTAGTCCATCGTACATGGTATTTGGTCACAGACTGCTGcactatttttattattgtacacACAAAAGGCCCCTACCTAATACCCTTAAACTGTATGTCAACAACTCAAGTTTATCAAGACGGACATCGTGTCCTTTCCTGCCTTTGTACGGCGCTGCCTTCTCTCTTTTTTGAATGCACTGAAGTCTAAGCGTTGAGTTACATGCATTTTTAAGACAATCAGATTATTATAGTATtagattatatattattatagtatCTATGTGGATGAGACACATAGTTCAAAGTTAAACTGGAGGACATTGGCATGAATGCAAGAAGAGCTCTATTGAAGAAACACCTGATGGTTTGCACAGCCGTCTACCCAACTGGGTTATTTCCCCTTcagaaataaaagacacaaaaacttGTCAAGTGAAAAATTCTGTATATTGTTGTAATTTCTTAGTACAGAGCTGTCGAGCAGAGGgtctgtgtgtgatgctggGGTCGCTATCACATTCAGCAGCTCTTATCAGTACTACAAACTGTATAAATATTAGAAGTCAAAATATGTACAAAACTTTCCCACACACAATATGCAACAATATACAGGCAAGACTTAAACAACTGACACCACATTTAAAACAGTTCTTCAACAACACACTCAGCACCTGCACTTTGTGTCTGGAGACGCGGCGCCATGGACCGGGTGGGAGCTGTTACTCAGCATGAATTGCGGCGAGCTCTGGGGAGCCTCCTCTGCGATGGACATGCCGTTGCGGGCCAGCAGCTCCTGGGCCATGAGGACGAAGGCTGCCTCCACGTTCTGGGCCTCCTTGGCGGAGGTTTCCAGAGCAGCCAGCACGCCGTTGTTCTCCGCCAGAGTGCACGCGTCCTCGAACAACACCTGCCTCTTAGCCTGAAGGTCTGACTTATTACCTGCGAGGATTTATTAATATTCACCAACATTACAAGACTGttcttattttttcaaaagcatttaactcatttatttagcattttagTGTCATTCTGCTTACCAATGAGGATCAGCACCACGCTGGAAGCTCCAAACTGCTCCACCTCCCTGATCCAGTGGGGAACAGATTCGAATGTGCTGTGGCGTGTGATGTCATAGACCACCATGGCCCCGTGGGCGCTGCGGTAGTAGCTTTGAGTTATGGTGCGGAAACGCTCCTGTCCTGCTGTGTCCCACACCTGCATCTGCAATGacgacacaaaacacaactTCAGCCCAGTGTGACTTAGTGTGTGTCGAGTGCAAAATCATTCAgacgtgtttttgtgtgcagaaCTCTTAACAAATAAGTTTAACACACCCAGAAGGCTAACACACAGATGATGTCATGCTAAAGAAGAAGCCAACCACTCCCCTTATATCTATCATATCTACTTTTAGATAAGAGAAAGGAAAGTAACACCTCTAAACAGGCTTTTCTTAATACATCAAAAATGCAGCAATGATTAAATCAAATGATCCCTGAGATGAATGTGGAATGTAAGAGTAGAGTGCATGTCACATACCTTCACCTTCTTGCCATCAATGTCCAGGGTGCGAACAGTAAAATCCACACCTATGGTATTTTGCTGCTTCTCGATGAATATGCCAGACTTGAAGTTCTGGACCACGCAGGTCTTCCCCACATCTGAGTCTCCAACCAGGATGATTTTGAAAAGGAAGTCGAAAGAGTCCTCGATGTCGGGCCCCGCGGGCTGCATGGTGGGAGCAGGGATATGtgtacacagaaaacacacacacacacaagcagaaacACTAGATCCTGGATCATCTGTGCCTCTATGCAATGGAACTGGTTCCTTCTAAGTTGTGTCAATAAAAAACTGACAGCGTTTAGAGAAACGGCAGTCTTGGAAAGTGATGCAGTCGGGTTCCCAGTTCAGGTGGCTCCAGATGAATATGCGTGATCCAAAGGTAAAGTTGTCCCATTATAAAATAATCTCCATGTTaaacaacagttttttttctaaGATTTTGCTCCGTCTGTCATTTTAAAGCTCATTCACAAACTCTACTCTCCTGGAATGTAATACCAGCATCCAAAAAGTAGCGTTTTTCTTCATCCCGTGCCTGTTTCCATTTCAACGCCGCACGACCGGACATAATCGTGAAGTCTTGTAGTCAATCTTCGTCTGCTTATTTGTGTACTGTGACTCTTTCTGCCCTCTACAAAGATAGACACGCCCCTTACCTGTCTCGATAGGTGTGATCTCAAACTGCCGGCCCACTTGCACCACTGCATCTTGGGATATGGATTTTTGAATTTGTATTCCGGCTCTGTACTAGTGCACAATACCTGGAAGAGGCAGGAATTAAAACTCAATGATCTGTAACGCTATTTACTGACAAAGTGACTGGCTCCAAAGTGGACCTGCAGGGTTAGACAAATGTAGAAACGCCGCTCCACTTTGTAACTTACTATATTAGTTTGACCTCTAGCTACACAGTTGGGAGTTGGCCACAGCGCTGCAGGTTGAGTTTAAACAGTTCTGCACCTCATTATGAATTCAGGTTTTGCTCACGTGTGCAAACACTCCTGAGCAAACAGCTTAAAGTGCTCCTGCAATTTAACTTCTCCTGACAGAATgttaacacacatttgtctTAACAGCTGTCCTTTGGACCCAATAATGTTATTTGTACGTTTTTAAAGTCCTACGCCGCTAACCCCTTGACGACCACTGCCAACCAACACATTCCACAGCACTCAAGAGACCATTAGCACAAGGGAAACAACGACACATTGAAAGAGCATAGTTTACACTTTCATAGTGCCGTGATAATAAAGGTGTAATAGAAATCATTTTACCTCAGGCTGCATACATTGATATCACAGTGCGATGCTAACACAGAATGAGCACACTGCCCTgaaccagtctctctctctttccaaccCCCCCGACTCGTTCTGTCGTCATCTCGGCCCACAGATGAACAAGGCACAGCTGGACACAGaacaatgtgtgcgtgtgagggcCACTTGACCGAGCCGCGTCTATCTTTGGCTGTGACCACCAGCCACCATCTTCCTGTTGTGTGGCTGTGACTGATTAAATGCCATGACATGTGGTTTTGTGATGGAACAAATGAGAAGAGCACAACAGGGGAACATTTTTGATAATGTCTCTTTTTTATGCAAATAGCAAATTGATCAAATGTACAAGATAAAACTGAATAAACTTTAGGCCTGTCTAACCACAACAACATTTATGCTATCCCCAAAATGCAGACCTCCTTATATACAAATTAATTTGAGCTAATGCAACATTGCTCCAGTGtacaaaaataaagatattacAGCTAAACTACCACATTCATATTAAGGAACAGAGACATTTCTGTGATTCAGCAGTCTCGTCTCAGGAGCTTTGTTGGAGTGGATGACTGGTGATGAAATCATATTTGATCCGTAACTAAGCCGGCGCGTGAGTCGCAGACCTCGGCCTGCCGTGTCATCTTCTCTGTGCTGCGCTGGCACAGTTCATCAGCCTGAAAGCGGTGCTGGGGCTTTGTTggcatttttgttgtttctggAGTTTCTTGGCAGAAGTCTTATTTGGTGTTATTTCCTGAGGAGGGACGTGAATGGGCTTCCAGGGGATTGGGTTGTAGAAGCTGGGGGATGCGCGTGATGTGTCGTAGGGacctggaagaaatcaaagcaATAGAATACTGATACATAACAAATATTAGCTGGCCAAACGAAATGAAGGAATACAATGACATCTGATTTGCCCTAAGGCGAACCTTGAATACTTATACTGCTCACACTTGATCAATTATATGGTGTGAGTTAGACCAAGATGGAGTACGCCCCGTTAATATTTGCCAGATGACTTAGATGACCTTACCTGTTGGGTAGCAAGGTGATTTGGGACTTGCCCTGCTCTTTTCGTTGGTTTTAGCCAGCCAGTCCTTAAACTTCTCCTCTGCCCTCTTGTGGCGCTCTCGCTCCTGCGCCTCCTTCAGGGCAGCCGCCTCCTGTCAAGGTAATTGGATCTATCAGAATTGCTCTGCTTCATTAAAAGCTGAATACCGGATGAAAAAATAATCAACATtactttctccttcttttctaattctattttttcttgattcttcttctgcagccaGACTTTGTACTTTTGTTGAGCTTTCTGTTCAGTCTGCCTCTGTTTCTCCAGCTGCCTCTgtatctcttcctcctccttgctCAGTTTTATGAGGTAATCCTGCTTCTCCTGGAATTGCATGAAAAACCAAATAACAGAGAGGTCAGCATTTGATAGTGTAGCATTACTGTACTTTACAGTTTTACTGACTTAAGTAGCCAGAGCCTACCTGTTTCATTTTCATCTGTAGCCATTCTTGGATCTTCTCTTCCATGACTATCCTTTTCTGTTCCCGCTCCCgttcttcttgttctttttttttcttccttaacTGCTCctaatgtttttaataaatgggTACAAAATGTTGTACTGAGTCAGACAAAAtgcaataagaagaaaaaatattttcaatgcaTTGTATTTgataaaagggagaaaaaaaactatgcCTGGCTGAATGTACACAATACGAGAAATGTAAATAACAAAAGTAACAACTGCTGCAGAAATACAGAGATATAAATGTGATCTGAGTTTTGCCTCATCTGCTTGTTTTTCCAGTTTGAAACGGTCTTCTTTGGCCTTGTTCACCAGCCACATCTCCCACGCACTGAGAAAGGGTCCACGCGAGGCCCCCGAAGCATCCGGCAGCCGCACCGAAGGGCTTCTTGGTAgctcacatctgtaacacaACGATAAAACATTATACACGTTCTCCTGCTTGGTTTTAAACTTAAAAGATGCCACCCTCCactggtatttttttaaatgatttttcttGTCTCTGCTGAGAAACAGGCCGGTGACGCCCAACAGATGCTATTTATACTTTATGCTCGTGTGTACTTTCTGATGTGCCTCGTTTCCTCGGTTTtctgtgtaataaataaagagGAAAGACGCCTGCTCGCCTGGCCGGGGAACCGCTGGGTCCGGAGGGCTCGCTCCGTCCGGGGGAGGTCAGCTGAGCCGGGCTGCGCTCCAGGTCTTCGTCGCTGTCAAAACTGTCGTGGTAGATGGGAGAAAGCAGAGAGAACGTGTCTTCGTCGTCGGTCAGGACGCCGTCGTCGCCGTCCAAGCTCTTGGGCGGGTTGAAGTCTTTCCCCGCGGCCGTTTTGACGGGCGTCGAGCTGAAGCCTTCGGACACGGAGGCAGGACAGTTCGGCATCCTCCCTCCAGACATGCTGCTGAAAACGCAACACATGAGAATGTTTTAGCTTTAGTTTGTTGTGTAATATCATCCGAGCATATGCAACGTCTCAGTAAGACAAACTACACCAACGTGGCTTACTAACGCTCATCTCAACAGCTCGTTCAAACGGTTAGCAAAGtggggctaacgttagcacccAAAGGaacttaacgttagcttggATATTATCTAACGTGCTACGAAGGTTTAGAACTAACTATTATTCAAGGTTGCTCCGCAGTCTATGCGTGCGGTGTCTCTCGCTAATGGAATAACTACGAACATTTGGTAAATAACCTTTTTCGCAGATAATTGAAGAAAAGTTTCGCTGTTGTCTTTTTCACCAACGCTGGAACTTGCAACTTTTTTCCCATGATACACCGCGTCCCGAAGCTGGCCTGTAACCATAGTGACGCCCGACAAAAAGAGTCTGTACCTCGTCTGCTGCAAAAACTTTATAGCATTTTATCTAAATAAATGGCTCAATATACGAAAGGGAATAATATAAGGGGCTTGTTATATAACTCATTACCCTCTTtgatttaaattgtattatcgCTACTTTCATTTATAATAAATGGATATTTGAATGGAACCTGATTGGAGGTGCAGCTTATAAGCTTATGGTTGTTTTGTGAATTCTGACTGATAATACATTTTCAATGCTAGAAATGAAACTGACCATTAGGAATTCTGTCATTCGATTTTCCATCCAATATAAACATTTTAACACCGTAAAAGAATAACCAGGCCTGCAGGAAACAATCTGGTTACAATTCATGAGCAAGGCCACTGACTACTTTCCATATTAGCTTGTAAAAAGCGGTATAAACTGCAGCTCAtgtttcttaaaaaaaacaaggaaagaaaTTTAAGCTTCGTAGTTTGGTGATAAAAAATTGAAAATCAGATATTTTTCTCCCACGGTTTTAACTGTTGTATTCCAGTGTGATTCTTTTCAGTCCTTATCTGGGTTGTGCTGCCTTATTGTTATTCAGTGACTAAGTTCACCCTATTTAACAACAGGAATTCATTCTTTATCTAGCAGCCCCAATCCAGTTTAAGTTGACCTGTCTGTGCACGCTGTCTCACTGCCACTCAACATTATCAGTTTAATTACCAGCTGGTGTTCTAATTTGAGCTTGCACGGAGAGCTGCTTTCACAAAGACGTGTGGCATTTTGTGAGTGTTTGTAATTACTTACAGCTCTAAATCGATATGCTGTCTTGTTTATTGTCTCTTATTGCTAAATCCCACCGTTGAACAGTATCCCTGAATTGTTGATTTTCATCCAacctgtgactttgtcaacaaGTATTTAGTTTCAGAtgattttgattaaaacatcaAATCAAGTGCAGCTAGATTGTGGTAACTGTATCAGTTGTGGAGTAACAAACATAGTGTAGAAATACTCAGTTAGCATTACAAAAACCTGCCTCCAAAACTTCAGGAACAGCCTATAGACGTATcaaaagtaaatgtatacacaaTGGTCTATTTCAGCTattatatatgtacacaaaatataaagttatatatatatatcaattcaACACAAGTTGTAACAAAAAATTAAGTGGTGTAAAAATTGACCGAAATAGTTTTCATTGTAATGTAAAGGAGCCGAGATATGTAGGAGGAACCTGAATATTTAAGAATAGTACATTTGTACTTGCTCATCACCACTGCTCTCAATAAGTCGTTACTGAAAAGACAACAACAGCATGTCTGTATCTTGCTGGTAATCATAGAAATATTTCTGGGGGGCTCTCTACATCGTTCCCATCACTCCTCCCGAAAGCAATTTCCCATCGTGTGTCAGTTCTACGTGTGGCGTCCGCAGTTCTGAGTAAGATTACGGGACACGAGCGGACAATCAGCAGCCGGCCCGCGCAGAATGCAGGTAGGGCGTGTCCCATCCAACGTGTCTCCAGAGTCACACCAGGGTGAGGCATTCCAGCTCTGGCCTCTGCTGGTCCATTGTTCGATGGGCAGGGTTCCTCATTCCGTTCTCCACATGGTCCTCTACTGACTCTCCAGCCAGCTCACGGGCCAGGTGGTATGGTGACAGGAGACTCTCAGAGACTGCCAGAGCGCAGAGGCCGACGGCGCAGACTCTCCCGGCCCCTTCCTCCAGACTCTGGACCGCTACGGAGGTCCCGCAAGAAGCTCCAAGTTATCATCTGTGTACTGCTCGTGGAGCTGTGTGAGAGATTCACTTTTTTTGGCATTGTGTGCAACACGATTCTCTTCTGCACGGTGAAGCTGGGCTACGATAACTACCTGGCCGCGACGGTCAACCTGTGCTTCATAGGAGCCAGCACCCTGACCCCCGTCCTGGCCGGGTGGTTCGCAGAGACCTGCCTGGGAAGGAGCAAGGTGCTCTACTTGTGTGCTTTCCTTCATTTCTTTGGTGAGATGCCGTTAATGGAATACATGTTGTATGATGTGAGGAAACTCAACTCACTGTTTAGGTTTAGATTGAATGAGgcgttcttcttctgttgctgtcCTTCATCTTTTTGGACACAGTTAATACGTGTTGATGTGATGAAATTTGTGATAAGACAAGAGACATAATTAACTGTGGTAAAGATCGAATCAGCTTGTTTAAAAGACAAGATTTATCTGGGACGTGGACAAGAGTTGTGCAAATATCTGGGCCATCTTGACCTTTAATGTGAGCTCATTTCACAAGCGTTAGTAATTCTGTTAAAGGGCTTAGTCATGGATCTGCCTCTGTGAAGTCACACTCCTGCTGGAAATCTAGCTGCAACCACCCATAACGTCCACCTGCCACTACCGCTGTAGGCACAGCCATGCTGCCCGTGGTGGCATTCCCGTTTGAAGATTTCTACATTGACACTCATCACATGACGCACCAGCTGGAACCTCGGGAGCAGCAGATCTTGTTCTACGTCGGCCTCCTGGCTGCTGCACTGGGCATCGGCGGCATCCGGGCCATCCTCTGTCCCATGGGGGCCTACAGCCTGCAGGGCTACAATCAGCACCAGCTCCTGTCCTTCTTCAACTGGTGAGCGGCGCTGCATTCACTTAGTTCACTGTAAGACTAAAAACGGTCCATTGGTATTGTTCATCATCACCTGAGGTTCTTTACGGCATCTGCATGGAGACAAGAGACAAGTACATCCTGCAGGTGCTTGGTTAATAATGGAAAGCAAAAACTCTGAGTAGATTGGCCTCATTTTTCCATCTGCCCATTTGTCATTTAGTAACATCTGCATAAACAATGTTCCCTGAGGGAAGTGATATtggtttttatttatgtttaggTTCTACTGGTTGGTCAACCTGAATTCCACTGTTGTATTTTTGGGGATTGCTTACATCCAGCAGTCTGTGGGAAAGAATCTGGGCTTCCTCATCCCCTTCACCTCTGTGCTGCTGGCTCTAATCGCCATACACATGATGAGAAACAAACTCACATACAAACCGAAGAAAGGTAAcgcatattttttttaaaagagagacGTAGAAACAGGTATACAGTGCCACACACACTTAGTTCTGTTCCTTTGTGCGTCTGTCGAACTGCAGGTGGATCACTGTTGACCACATTGGGAATTTTCTTGAACTCTCTAAAGATGTGCTGCCTCCACTATCGTCACCTGAGTGGGGATGTGGGCTCTTGGCTGGACCGGGCCAAGGAGAACAACGGCGGGCGCTACAGCGAGACACATGTTGAAAACGTCAAAGTGCTGGCCAAGCTCTTCCCTCTTTATGGCCTTCAGCTGCTTTACAGAGCCTGCA
The DNA window shown above is from Gasterosteus aculeatus chromosome X, fGasAcu3.hap1.1, whole genome shotgun sequence and carries:
- the slc15a5 gene encoding solute carrier family 15 member 5 isoform X2, which codes for MVTGDSQRLPERRGRRRRLSRPLPPDSGPLRRSRKKLQVIICVLLVELCERFTFFGIVCNTILFCTVKLGYDNYLAATVNLCFIGASTLTPVLAGWFAETCLGRSKVLYLCAFLHFFGTAMLPVVAFPFEDFYIDTHHMTHQLEPREQQILFYVGLLAAALGIGGIRAILCPMGAYSLQGYNQHQLLSFFNWFYWLVNLNSTVVFLGIAYIQQSVGKNLGFLIPFTSVLLALIAIHMMRNKLTYKPKKGGSLLTTLGIFLNSLKMCCLHYRHLSGDVGSWLDRAKENNGGRYSETHVENVKVLAKLFPLYGLQLLYRACITQIPSGYYIQTMNSKLHLNNLLLPIGAMNVISILPLLLLAPLIECVTTCYLSKEKTPPAPAKVITLGHACATLSVLVAGLSELQRKAYPLVEQTLSGRVLQVSSMPCFRLAPQYILLGLAEALVTPACSLISFQLTPCHIRGISLHFLTLSYGGGCFLGAFIVQLVFLLSGGNFYPSILHDGNLERFFFLLSTLMAVNTFVFWSVSNRYKDLTVQGKALTISPLTEKLLHYKACLRFYDTVDCSYTNQSVESIL
- the ccdc34 gene encoding coiled-coil domain-containing protein 34 isoform X2 — translated: MGKKLQVPALVKKTTAKLFFNYLRKSMSGGRMPNCPASVSEGFSSTPVKTAAGKDFNPPKSLDGDDGVLTDDEDTFSLLSPIYHDSFDSDEDLERSPAQLTSPGRSEPSGPSGSPARCELPRSPSVRLPDASGASRGPFLSAWEMWLVNKAKEDRFKLEKQADEEQLRKKKKEQEEREREQKRIVMEEKIQEWLQMKMKQEKQDYLIKLSKEEEEIQRQLEKQRQTEQKAQQKYKVWLQKKNQEKIELEKKEKEAAALKEAQERERHKRAEEKFKDWLAKTNEKSRASPKSPCYPTGPYDTSRASPSFYNPIPWKPIHVPPQEITPNKTSAKKLQKQQKCQQSPSTAFRLMNCASAAQRR
- the rab19 gene encoding ras-related protein Rab-19, translating into MQPEVLCTSTEPEYKFKNPYPKMQWCKWAGSLRSHLSRQPAGPDIEDSFDFLFKIILVGDSDVGKTCVVQNFKSGIFIEKQQNTIGVDFTVRTLDIDGKKVKMQVWDTAGQERFRTITQSYYRSAHGAMVVYDITRHSTFESVPHWIREVEQFGASSVVLILIGNKSDLQAKRQVLFEDACTLAENNGVLAALETSAKEAQNVEAAFVLMAQELLARNGMSIAEEAPQSSPQFMLSNSSHPVHGAASPDTKCRC
- the ccdc34 gene encoding coiled-coil domain-containing protein 34 isoform X1, whose product is MGKKLQVPALVKKTTAKLFFNYLRKSSMSGGRMPNCPASVSEGFSSTPVKTAAGKDFNPPKSLDGDDGVLTDDEDTFSLLSPIYHDSFDSDEDLERSPAQLTSPGRSEPSGPSGSPARCELPRSPSVRLPDASGASRGPFLSAWEMWLVNKAKEDRFKLEKQADEEQLRKKKKEQEEREREQKRIVMEEKIQEWLQMKMKQEKQDYLIKLSKEEEEIQRQLEKQRQTEQKAQQKYKVWLQKKNQEKIELEKKEKEAAALKEAQERERHKRAEEKFKDWLAKTNEKSRASPKSPCYPTGPYDTSRASPSFYNPIPWKPIHVPPQEITPNKTSAKKLQKQQKCQQSPSTAFRLMNCASAAQRR
- the slc15a5 gene encoding solute carrier family 15 member 5 isoform X1, with protein sequence MVTGDSQRLPERRGRRRRLSRPLPPDSGPLRRSRKKLQVIICVLLVELCERFTFFGIVCNTILFCTVKLGYDNYLAATVNLCFIGASTLTPVLAGWFAETCLGRSKVLYLCAFLHFFGTAMLPVVAFPFEDFYIDTHHMTHQLEPREQQILFYVGLLAAALGIGGIRAILCPMGAYSLQGYNQHQLLSFFNWFYWLVNLNSTVVFLGIAYIQQSVGKNLGFLIPFTSVLLALIAIHMMRNKLTYKPKKGGSLLTTLGIFLNSLKMCCLHYRHLSGDVGSWLDRAKENNGGRYSETHVENVKVLAKLFPLYGLQLLYRACITQIPSGYYIQTMNSKLHLNNLLLPIGAMNVISILPLLLLAPLIECVTTCYLSKEKTPPAPAKVITPSHHPSLSILPFQLWATRVPPCRSWWQVCLSCRGRRTLWWSRRCLEEFCRCPPCHVSGWLLSTSCWVSQRLSSLPHVCDRIMVSRITWCILAKKPHKKYTAGNFSAFSSSRAGSLISFQLTPCHIRGISLHFLTLSYGGGCFLGAFIVQLVFLLSGGNFYPSILHDGNLERFFFLLSTLMAVNTFVFWSVSNRYKDLTVQGKALTISPLTEKLLHYKACLRFYDTVDCSYTNQSVESIL